Proteins from one Deinococcus actinosclerus genomic window:
- a CDS encoding ABC transporter substrate-binding protein produces the protein MKNKTLSAVALATLSLTLAACNNKQAGGADSALVIQQSADVPTLDPGTTYDTSSGQIVENMYETLVGYEGNDITEVKPVLATEWQASNGDKEYRFTLRDGVKFHTGNDFTCADAEYTLRRNLVTNTADSGNWFLSESLLGTPSNASDDTSITWAKISSAVKCDGNTLVFTLPAVDPAFLTKLAYIGQGIVDSKHAKEIGEWDGTEATWKDWVGKDLMGSELNKQPSGTGAYKLVNRDANAITLTAFDGYWGETKPQIKNVILQKVPEEAARVQAFLKGDADFIEVPRAIISTQLQGKDGVAVLDDLPNTTASGFSMNEKIAAGGALGSGKLDGQGIPSDFFKDPDVRRGFVAAFDVPTYIEQVQEGKGAPRNFLLPDSFPGYDSNLEAAKFDLDLAKAAFQRAWGGQVWENGFRINVSYRAGAQAQQTAMELLKKNIEALNPKFKVNIVGKEWSELINSKNVPKEAMVLSAWAPDYADPDNFVSTFYASNGYYGPRLNANDAQLDTWIKEARGTTDTARRDELYSQIAKRAQEQAYYVIMPASPTVFPYRENIKGVSADTFNPMIAFTSGTYWKNLSKE, from the coding sequence ATGAAGAACAAGACCCTCAGCGCCGTGGCCCTCGCCACGCTGTCCCTTACGCTCGCGGCCTGCAACAACAAGCAGGCCGGCGGGGCCGACAGTGCCCTCGTGATCCAGCAGTCCGCCGACGTGCCCACCCTGGATCCGGGCACCACCTACGACACGTCCAGCGGTCAGATCGTCGAGAACATGTACGAGACCCTGGTCGGGTACGAGGGCAACGACATCACCGAGGTCAAGCCGGTCCTCGCCACCGAGTGGCAGGCCAGCAACGGCGACAAGGAATACCGCTTCACCCTGCGTGACGGCGTGAAGTTCCACACCGGCAACGACTTCACCTGCGCCGACGCCGAGTACACCCTGCGCCGCAACCTCGTGACGAACACCGCCGACAGCGGCAACTGGTTCCTGTCCGAGAGCCTGCTGGGCACTCCCAGCAACGCCAGTGACGACACCAGCATCACCTGGGCCAAGATCAGCAGCGCCGTCAAGTGCGACGGCAACACCCTGGTGTTCACGCTGCCCGCCGTGGATCCGGCCTTCCTGACGAAGCTGGCCTACATCGGCCAGGGCATCGTGGACAGCAAGCACGCCAAGGAAATCGGCGAGTGGGACGGCACCGAGGCCACCTGGAAGGACTGGGTCGGCAAGGACCTGATGGGCAGCGAGCTGAACAAGCAGCCCAGCGGCACCGGCGCGTACAAGCTCGTCAACCGCGACGCCAACGCCATCACCCTGACTGCCTTCGACGGCTACTGGGGCGAGACCAAGCCCCAGATAAAGAACGTGATCCTCCAGAAGGTGCCTGAAGAGGCCGCCCGCGTGCAGGCGTTCCTGAAGGGTGACGCGGACTTCATCGAGGTGCCCCGCGCCATCATCAGCACCCAGCTGCAGGGCAAGGACGGCGTGGCCGTGCTCGACGACCTGCCCAACACCACCGCCTCGGGCTTCAGCATGAACGAGAAGATCGCCGCCGGCGGCGCGCTCGGCAGCGGCAAGCTCGACGGTCAGGGCATTCCCAGCGACTTCTTCAAGGATCCCGACGTGCGCCGCGGCTTCGTGGCGGCCTTCGACGTGCCCACCTACATCGAGCAGGTGCAAGAAGGCAAGGGCGCGCCCCGCAACTTCCTGCTGCCCGACTCCTTCCCCGGCTACGACAGCAACCTCGAGGCCGCCAAGTTCGACCTCGACCTCGCCAAGGCCGCGTTCCAGCGCGCCTGGGGCGGACAGGTCTGGGAGAACGGCTTCCGGATCAACGTGTCCTACCGCGCCGGCGCCCAGGCGCAGCAGACCGCCATGGAGCTGCTGAAGAAGAACATCGAGGCCCTGAACCCCAAGTTCAAGGTGAACATCGTGGGCAAGGAATGGAGCGAACTGATCAACTCCAAGAACGTGCCCAAGGAAGCGATGGTCCTGAGCGCCTGGGCACCTGACTACGCCGACCCGGACAACTTCGTCTCCACCTTCTATGCCAGCAACGGCTACTACGGCCCGCGCCTGAACGCCAACGACGCGCAGCTCGACACCTGGATCAAGGAGGCGCGCGGCACGACCGACACGGCCCGCCGCGACGAGCTGTACAGCCAGATCGCCAAGCGCGCCCAGGAGCAGGCGTACTACGTGATCATGCCCGCCAGCCCCACGGTGTTCCCCTACCGCGAGAACATCAAGGGCGTGAGCGCCGACACCTTCAACCCCATGATCGCCTTCACCAGCGGCACCTACTGGAAGAACCTCAGCAAGGAGTAA
- a CDS encoding PqqD family protein, whose product MWTKVADVLETDLGDELVLMHAGLSEMFTLNSAGRVIWQALPAREAQLAQTLTQVFEVDDETAAQDVRALLGELAARSLITHAP is encoded by the coding sequence ATGTGGACGAAAGTGGCGGACGTACTCGAAACCGATCTGGGCGATGAGCTCGTGCTGATGCACGCGGGCCTGAGCGAGATGTTCACGCTCAACAGCGCGGGACGCGTGATCTGGCAGGCGCTGCCCGCACGGGAAGCCCAGCTGGCGCAGACCCTCACGCAGGTCTTCGAGGTCGATGACGAGACGGCGGCCCAGGATGTCCGGGCCCTGCTGGGGGAGCTGGCGGCCCGCAGCCTGATCACGCATGCGCCCTGA
- the hslO gene encoding Hsp33 family molecular chaperone HslO, producing MTAPLPDSFILRGTAAQGTLRLVGMEATRVVEDARVRHNLSKTATAALGRTLTASVLLAIVLGKKADSRVNIRVEGGGPVGWVVAEGSTDGRVRGYVRHPDADLPIRERDGKLDVSGIVGHDGEISVTRLLDNGEPYTGSATLVSGEIAEDVSTYLGVSEQIPNAVLLGVYEEGGRVAHAGGLLVQAMPGVTDETLAKLEANIRAMGQITDNLRRGGLLEAISRATEGLDLQLATEAQPARFECRCSRERAADSLKFFNPEERQEMIEAGGQEIVCHWCGERYQLSPDEIAALDEQHERAQA from the coding sequence ATGACTGCTCCTCTCCCGGATTCCTTCATCCTGCGCGGCACGGCGGCGCAGGGCACCCTGCGGCTCGTCGGCATGGAGGCCACCCGCGTCGTCGAGGACGCCCGCGTGCGTCACAACCTGTCGAAAACCGCGACCGCCGCGCTGGGCCGCACCCTGACCGCCAGCGTGCTGCTGGCGATCGTGCTGGGCAAGAAGGCGGACAGCCGCGTGAATATCCGCGTGGAGGGCGGCGGCCCGGTCGGCTGGGTGGTCGCCGAGGGCAGCACCGACGGGCGCGTGCGCGGCTACGTGCGCCACCCCGACGCCGACCTCCCGATCCGCGAACGCGACGGCAAGCTGGACGTCAGCGGTATCGTCGGCCACGACGGCGAGATCAGCGTCACGCGCCTGCTCGACAACGGCGAACCCTACACCGGCAGCGCCACGCTGGTCAGCGGCGAGATCGCCGAGGACGTCAGCACCTACCTGGGGGTCTCCGAGCAGATTCCCAACGCCGTGCTGCTGGGCGTGTACGAGGAAGGTGGCCGGGTGGCGCACGCCGGCGGGCTGCTGGTGCAGGCCATGCCCGGCGTCACCGACGAGACCCTGGCGAAACTGGAGGCGAACATCCGCGCCATGGGGCAGATCACCGACAACCTGCGCCGCGGCGGCCTGCTGGAGGCCATCAGCCGCGCCACCGAGGGCCTCGACCTGCAACTGGCGACCGAGGCCCAGCCCGCCCGCTTCGAGTGCCGCTGCTCCCGTGAACGCGCTGCCGACAGCCTGAAGTTCTTCAACCCCGAGGAGCGCCAGGAGATGATCGAGGCAGGCGGCCAGGAGATCGTCTGCCACTGGTGCGGCGAACGCTACCAGCTCTCCCCGGACGAGATCGCCGCGCTGGACGAGCAGCATGAACGCGCCCAGGCGTGA
- a CDS encoding lasso peptide biosynthesis B2 protein: MTHLHDLQEALTLPAAQLEPRHVQAARLARLGGALRPRLPQGHPARAALTADAGALAVRHARTRQALRPLLHAWAQAGIPTLLFKGFALSEFEYGTTSERFYGDVDVLLPTDPATVRRAVQIARTLGWQSDRLEDARRLPDWLHESTHLFAPHHSLRLDVHRWIIPALYVAQARAAHLTTGLWQRARHTDWDGLGILRPDPRDEVLLTLVANRVWGGDHGGLKGADYLDLTHLLGKVTPAALREHARQLGLTHTWDAFRQVCDPQRGHLTLQPDETSAALVAGMKADGVQVRRSAGERLRRVAFLLPGMPSALLDVAWAARAVRRGGDPRRHLARCPGPPTPSPVTPDVLDRTLTVTKHVTRLTHPRQQREGICVPRAYASYRALRRAGHPVQFLSGVTRAGGALLSHAWVEDHLGAMDAYHEAQNRQVFQVLLAYPPSGPAAQPPVGPEQPD, translated from the coding sequence ATGACCCACCTGCATGACCTTCAGGAAGCGCTGACCCTCCCCGCCGCGCAGCTCGAGCCCCGTCACGTGCAGGCCGCGCGGCTGGCCCGCCTGGGCGGCGCCCTGCGGCCCCGGCTGCCCCAGGGACATCCCGCCCGGGCCGCGCTGACGGCAGACGCCGGAGCCCTGGCCGTGCGGCACGCCCGCACCCGTCAGGCCCTGCGGCCCCTGCTGCACGCCTGGGCGCAGGCAGGGATCCCCACCCTGCTGTTCAAGGGCTTCGCCCTGAGCGAATTCGAGTACGGCACGACCAGCGAGCGCTTCTACGGCGACGTGGACGTCCTGCTGCCCACCGACCCGGCGACCGTGCGCCGCGCCGTGCAGATTGCCCGGACGCTCGGATGGCAGAGTGACCGGCTGGAGGACGCCCGCCGACTTCCCGACTGGCTGCACGAAAGCACGCACCTGTTCGCGCCGCACCACAGCCTGCGCCTGGACGTCCACCGCTGGATCATTCCGGCCCTCTATGTTGCCCAGGCGCGCGCCGCGCACCTGACCACCGGCCTGTGGCAGCGTGCCCGGCATACCGACTGGGACGGCCTGGGCATCCTGCGACCCGACCCGCGCGACGAGGTCCTGCTGACCCTGGTCGCCAACCGCGTCTGGGGCGGCGACCACGGCGGCCTGAAGGGCGCGGACTACCTGGATCTGACCCATCTGCTCGGCAAGGTCACCCCTGCCGCCCTGCGGGAGCATGCCCGGCAGCTGGGCCTGACGCACACCTGGGACGCCTTCCGGCAGGTGTGTGATCCCCAGCGCGGTCACCTGACCCTGCAGCCCGATGAGACGAGCGCGGCCCTGGTCGCGGGCATGAAGGCCGACGGCGTGCAGGTCCGGCGCTCTGCGGGCGAGCGGCTGCGGCGCGTCGCGTTCCTGTTGCCCGGCATGCCCTCTGCTCTGCTGGACGTCGCGTGGGCCGCCCGCGCCGTCCGGCGGGGCGGCGATCCCCGACGCCACCTGGCGCGCTGCCCCGGGCCGCCCACGCCAAGCCCGGTGACGCCGGACGTCCTCGACCGCACGCTGACGGTCACGAAACACGTTACGCGCCTGACCCATCCACGTCAGCAGCGCGAGGGGATCTGTGTCCCGCGCGCCTACGCCAGCTACCGGGCGCTGCGCCGGGCCGGGCATCCCGTCCAGTTCCTCAGTGGCGTCACGCGGGCCGGGGGCGCCCTGCTCAGCCACGCCTGGGTGGAAGATCACCTGGGCGCCATGGATGCCTATCACGAGGCCCAGAACCGGCAGGTCTTCCAGGTGCTGCTCGCCTATCCCCCGTCCGGCCCGGCTGCCCAGCCGCCGGTGGGGCCGGAGCAGCCGGACTGA
- a CDS encoding lamin tail domain-containing protein, with product MTGKRWVLILPALLLAACSTGQQATAPTPTSTTAPAPAAATRALGLYELSIQGSGAQASGRVTTAALRSQEIAGLTFTVTGVQVVTNGDGSRNYTAALNVTNTSGAAIGAPAIIPADIAGYTESGTYFRAGATTNQSGAPTSASGITLTQVTDSTYSMLFPVTGVSGADFAVPGGSSVTAVSAQGWRTPTLAAGATQAMSLGFTIPASNDAYRFSLVFGAFDKTPAVNHLVISQLYGAGGNGSAALNTDYVELFNPTNNVISTAGMSLQYASPAGAFVTNNTGQFYPLTTASIAPGRFLLIRMPIGTNGGTVTATPDQQGTLTLGAANGKVALASNGTAVAGPTATNVIDFIGYGTGNNITFEGTAAAPAMSLTLADQRSPSPCTDTNNNSADLVSFTVTAGSARNSTSTPVACP from the coding sequence ATGACTGGTAAACGCTGGGTCCTGATCCTCCCGGCCCTGCTGCTCGCCGCGTGCTCGACGGGTCAGCAGGCGACGGCGCCCACCCCGACCTCCACCACCGCCCCGGCCCCTGCGGCGGCCACCCGCGCCCTGGGCCTGTACGAGCTGAGCATTCAGGGCAGCGGCGCGCAGGCCAGCGGCCGCGTGACCACGGCCGCCCTGCGCAGTCAGGAGATCGCGGGGCTGACCTTCACGGTCACCGGCGTGCAGGTCGTCACCAACGGCGACGGCAGCCGCAACTACACGGCCGCCCTGAACGTCACGAATACCAGCGGCGCGGCCATCGGCGCGCCCGCCATCATCCCCGCCGACATCGCCGGGTACACCGAAAGCGGCACCTACTTCCGCGCGGGCGCCACCACCAACCAGTCCGGCGCACCCACCAGCGCCAGCGGCATCACGCTGACCCAGGTGACCGACAGCACCTACTCCATGCTGTTCCCCGTGACTGGCGTGAGCGGCGCGGACTTTGCTGTCCCCGGCGGCAGCAGCGTCACGGCCGTCAGCGCGCAGGGCTGGCGCACCCCCACCCTGGCAGCCGGAGCCACCCAGGCCATGTCCCTGGGCTTCACGATCCCCGCCTCGAACGACGCCTACCGCTTCTCCCTGGTCTTCGGCGCGTTCGACAAGACGCCCGCCGTGAACCATCTGGTCATCAGCCAGCTGTACGGCGCGGGCGGCAATGGGAGCGCCGCGCTGAATACGGATTACGTGGAACTGTTCAACCCCACGAACAACGTGATCAGCACTGCGGGCATGAGCCTCCAGTACGCGTCCCCAGCTGGCGCGTTCGTCACCAACAACACCGGCCAGTTCTACCCGCTCACGACGGCCAGTATCGCTCCCGGGCGCTTCCTCCTGATCCGGATGCCTATCGGCACCAACGGCGGCACCGTGACCGCCACTCCGGATCAGCAGGGCACGCTGACGCTCGGCGCGGCGAACGGCAAGGTAGCGCTCGCCAGCAACGGCACAGCCGTCGCTGGCCCCACGGCCACGAACGTCATTGACTTCATCGGCTACGGCACCGGCAACAACATCACCTTTGAAGGCACGGCAGCCGCCCCCGCCATGAGCTTGACGCTGGCCGATCAGCGCTCGCCCAGCCCCTGCACCGACACCAACAACAACAGTGCAGATCTGGTCAGCTTTACCGTGACCGCCGGCTCCGCGCGCAACAGCACGTCCACCCCGGTCGCCTGCCCCTGA
- a CDS encoding ExeM/NucH family extracellular endonuclease: MTKRLPAALLTAALALTACGSGTTPGPVAQPGPSTPTSPARSAALFELKMNGVGRSAQGLSSTVTRPGLSAQDTELSGLTFTAKTMSSVADMQAGVLHLVATYTVTNTTGTSLAVPTFVPVDTSGSFATDGETPFRNVVTRQGTPISPDRISLERARTLSNGAVVEDPSSSAFVSNLDTGGLGLTLPAGTTAPGISHQGWQTASLPAGGSVDVNFAMSVKLQGSDVGDNDPFRFSLVFAVAEGPNSVALDNIGAVQGSTPSGDAASPASGTARTIEGVVTSVNTGTNLNGFWLQEEGIDRDADATTSDGIFVYCGLSNVNCPAVTLGQRVRVTGTVSEVVKATQLAASAVQVVASGVPLPAAQTLTLPLPVAQRERFEGMRVTVSGKVTNNFPLGRYGSFDIADDRILNFTQLNAPNATANAAYQVAARDRYIRIDDGSRAQNPDPEVFARGGQPLSAANTLRGGDLVNATGILTFGNDSTTAGSTSGGAADTYRIQTTPADVQITDGNPRLSAPEAVGGTTRVAAMNVLNYFTTLVTTNEGCTPNGTDSVNSRGANNCDEFTRQQTKIVKAITGLNPDVLGILEMQNDFDKGANSSIANLVTALNAEAGAGTFAYINPGKKIGTDVISVAMIYKPGSVDPVGNLAILDNTVNSTYTDTCNRPTWAQTFQSKANGGRFTAVMMHLKSKGSACSATGDTDTGDGQGSGYIARRNAATAIVSWLGNNPTGVDEDDRVLMGDYNAYASEEPLTILAGGGYANVFDKNVYSYQFDGQWGSLDQATATSSMISQVAGHTKWHINSDEPTVLDYNKEFKTAGQISSFYAPDAFRSSDHDPILIGLNLTAQAPMTPPAQTTSISLAAQNTTVTTGQSGTNSVTVNRTNYSGAVTLAVDSVTGAGTAPAVTVTTQPGTGTGGTLTVNATGATAGTYTVTVRGSGAGVSDATTTFTVTVSSGTSGGTGHVVISQGYGGGGNNGAPYRNDFIELFNPTASSLSLGGLYLQYASAGGTFTGTPLALNNVTLAPGQYYLVQCAAGTNTAAPALPTPDQSNCTFAMGASSFKIALTSSTAAPTATAGSVSGGNLVDFVGAAANQYEGTAAAPAPSNTTSLLRAGNGCTDTDQNSTDFAAGTPTPRNTAAAANTCSTP; this comes from the coding sequence ATGACGAAACGCCTTCCTGCTGCCCTGCTGACCGCGGCGCTGGCCCTCACGGCCTGCGGTTCCGGCACCACGCCCGGCCCGGTGGCCCAGCCGGGCCCGTCCACCCCAACCTCGCCCGCACGCAGCGCCGCCCTGTTCGAACTGAAGATGAACGGCGTGGGCCGCAGCGCCCAGGGCCTGTCGAGCACCGTCACCCGGCCGGGCCTGAGCGCCCAGGACACCGAACTGAGCGGCCTGACCTTCACCGCCAAGACCATGTCCAGCGTGGCGGACATGCAGGCGGGCGTGCTGCACCTCGTGGCGACCTACACCGTCACGAACACCACCGGTACCTCGCTGGCCGTGCCGACCTTCGTCCCGGTCGACACCAGCGGCTCGTTCGCCACGGACGGCGAGACGCCGTTCCGGAACGTGGTGACGCGCCAGGGCACCCCCATCAGCCCTGACCGGATCAGCCTGGAGCGCGCGCGGACCCTCAGCAACGGCGCCGTGGTGGAAGATCCGTCCTCCTCGGCGTTCGTGTCGAACCTGGATACCGGCGGCCTGGGCCTGACCCTGCCCGCCGGCACGACCGCGCCCGGCATCAGCCACCAGGGCTGGCAGACCGCGAGCCTGCCCGCCGGCGGCAGCGTGGACGTGAACTTCGCCATGAGCGTGAAGCTGCAGGGCAGCGACGTGGGCGACAACGACCCGTTCCGCTTCAGCCTGGTGTTCGCCGTGGCCGAAGGCCCGAACAGCGTCGCGCTGGACAACATCGGCGCGGTGCAGGGCAGCACGCCCAGCGGCGACGCGGCCTCCCCCGCCTCGGGCACCGCCAGGACCATCGAGGGCGTGGTCACGTCCGTCAACACCGGCACCAACCTGAACGGCTTCTGGCTGCAGGAAGAGGGCATCGACCGTGACGCCGACGCCACCACCAGCGACGGGATCTTCGTGTACTGCGGCCTGTCCAACGTGAACTGCCCCGCCGTGACCCTGGGTCAGCGCGTGCGCGTGACCGGGACGGTCTCGGAGGTCGTGAAGGCCACGCAACTGGCGGCCTCGGCCGTGCAGGTCGTCGCCTCGGGCGTGCCGCTGCCCGCCGCGCAGACCCTCACCCTGCCCCTGCCCGTCGCGCAGCGTGAACGCTTCGAGGGCATGCGCGTCACGGTGTCCGGGAAGGTCACGAACAACTTCCCGCTGGGCCGCTACGGCAGCTTCGACATCGCCGACGACCGCATCCTGAACTTCACGCAGCTCAACGCCCCGAACGCCACCGCCAACGCGGCGTATCAGGTAGCCGCCCGGGACCGCTACATCCGCATCGACGACGGCAGCAGGGCGCAGAACCCGGATCCGGAAGTCTTCGCGCGCGGCGGACAGCCCCTGAGCGCCGCCAACACCCTGCGCGGCGGGGATCTGGTGAACGCCACGGGCATCCTGACCTTCGGGAACGACAGCACCACCGCCGGGTCCACCTCGGGCGGCGCGGCCGACACGTACCGCATCCAGACGACCCCGGCAGACGTGCAGATCACGGACGGCAACCCCCGCCTGAGCGCACCCGAAGCGGTGGGCGGCACGACCCGCGTGGCGGCCATGAACGTCCTGAACTACTTCACGACGCTCGTGACGACCAACGAGGGCTGCACCCCCAACGGCACGGACAGCGTGAACTCCCGCGGGGCGAACAACTGCGACGAGTTCACGCGCCAGCAGACGAAGATCGTCAAGGCCATCACCGGCCTCAACCCCGACGTCCTGGGCATCCTGGAAATGCAGAACGACTTCGACAAGGGCGCCAACAGCTCCATCGCGAACCTCGTGACTGCCCTGAACGCCGAGGCGGGCGCGGGCACGTTCGCGTACATCAACCCCGGCAAGAAGATCGGCACGGACGTCATCAGCGTCGCCATGATCTACAAGCCCGGCAGCGTGGACCCGGTCGGTAACCTCGCCATTCTGGACAACACCGTGAACTCCACGTACACGGACACCTGCAACCGCCCCACCTGGGCGCAGACCTTCCAGAGCAAGGCGAACGGCGGGCGCTTCACGGCCGTCATGATGCACCTCAAGAGCAAGGGCAGCGCCTGCTCGGCCACGGGCGACACCGACACCGGTGACGGCCAGGGCAGCGGGTACATCGCCCGCCGCAACGCCGCCACCGCCATCGTCAGCTGGCTGGGCAACAACCCCACCGGCGTAGACGAAGACGACCGCGTCCTGATGGGCGACTACAACGCCTACGCCAGCGAGGAACCCCTGACCATCCTGGCCGGCGGCGGGTACGCGAACGTGTTCGACAAGAACGTGTACTCCTACCAGTTCGACGGGCAGTGGGGCAGCCTGGACCAGGCGACCGCCACGAGCAGCATGATCAGCCAGGTCGCCGGGCACACCAAGTGGCACATCAACTCGGACGAACCCACCGTGCTGGACTACAACAAGGAGTTCAAGACGGCCGGCCAGATCAGCAGCTTCTACGCGCCTGACGCCTTCCGCAGCAGCGACCACGACCCGATCCTGATCGGCCTGAACCTGACCGCGCAGGCCCCCATGACGCCCCCAGCGCAGACCACCAGCATCAGCCTGGCCGCGCAGAACACCACCGTCACCACCGGGCAGTCCGGCACGAACAGCGTCACCGTGAACCGCACCAACTACAGCGGCGCCGTGACCCTGGCCGTGGACAGCGTGACCGGCGCGGGCACCGCCCCCGCCGTGACCGTGACCACCCAGCCCGGCACCGGCACCGGCGGCACCCTAACGGTCAACGCGACGGGCGCCACGGCGGGCACGTACACCGTGACCGTGCGCGGCAGCGGCGCGGGCGTCAGCGACGCCACCACCACCTTCACCGTGACCGTGAGCAGCGGTACCAGTGGCGGGACGGGGCACGTCGTGATCAGCCAGGGCTATGGCGGCGGCGGGAACAACGGCGCACCTTACCGCAATGACTTCATCGAACTGTTCAACCCCACGGCCAGCTCCCTGAGCCTCGGTGGCCTGTACCTGCAGTACGCCAGTGCGGGCGGTACGTTCACCGGGACGCCTCTGGCCCTGAACAACGTGACGCTGGCTCCCGGCCAGTATTACCTCGTGCAGTGCGCAGCGGGCACCAACACGGCTGCCCCCGCGCTGCCCACTCCGGATCAGTCCAACTGCACGTTCGCCATGGGCGCCTCTTCCTTCAAGATTGCGCTGACCAGCTCCACCGCGGCGCCCACGGCGACGGCCGGCAGCGTGAGCGGCGGCAACCTCGTGGATTTCGTGGGCGCAGCGGCCAATCAGTACGAGGGCACGGCGGCCGCGCCAGCACCCAGCAACACCACCAGCCTGCTGCGAGCCGGGAACGGCTGTACCGACACCGATCAGAACAGCACGGACTTCGCCGCCGGGACTCCCACGCCTAGGAACACGGCGGCGGCGGCCAACACCTGCTCGACGCCCTGA